The sequence tatgtaaatatgttccgtggtcctggagaaacactatctgcgagcatggtatgaacaataaataaagctgACTTGATTTGACTGCTCACCatcctccaagtgaggcctccccagagccttataaagcctcaacatcacatccctggtcTTAgtatctattcctcttgaaataaacgCATTTACCTCCTTCACCACCGAAGGTAAGTTTACCTTCAAGCTGTCCAGCATGAGGGCTCCTGCGTCCCTTTGAATCAGGGAATTTTCAACTTTCttgccatttagaaaatagtctgcccatttattatGCAGTTTTTAAACAATTTAATAGAGATTCCAAAAGATGCAAGTTTTTAACTCTACTTGCAACACTCATTTGGTCACTAACAATTAAACAGTTGATTCGATTCTTCCAACAAGCCTCAGAGTGAAAACAATTAGGCTTTCACAAAGGCTTGGGTGTTGTACAATGAATGCCTTGGTACTCATTTACTCACACTAGACATGTTGCAAAATCTGAGGCTGTCAAAAGTCAAACCAGCACTTTTTATTCTCAGTTACAGCTGaggtcatggtcttccaagtgtGGAGGGGAAGTGGAAGATTAGAGACACTGGTGCAGAATTAAGTCAGTGCAAACACAAGCACTTTCTCATAAATTGAAGTCAGCCACAGAAAATGAAAATGAGTCCTACTCTTCTCCTTTCAATTGCCTTCCTCTCCGGTAAGAAAATTTAAGTCCTCTTGGATTTTTGGAAGTACTCTATCTGTCGATTTGCATCTGTCTCTAGAAGTTGAACAATCTGTTGGACAAACGTGGATGTTTTTTTGGCAGCTTTGgagactgaggggagacctgagagAAGCTTGTAACATTGTGAGAAGTAAGGTAGGGGAGGCAGTCAGAATCCAGGGTGAAAAAgccacaaaccagaggacacacatTTCAGATGAGGGTGTTTAAGGGAGATCAGTGCGgcgttttttatacagagagtgctCGGTGCCAGGAGCCTTGGTGGAGGTAGGTACGATTGTAATCTGGAAACCTCTTAGTTTCCAGATCAATATGCAAGGAATAGAGGGACATGTATCATGTTCAAACAGCAGAGATTTAGcattatgttcagcacagataCCATGGGCACACagctgttcctgtgttgtactgtCCTATGTTCTAAATGAGACCTGTGGGGAAATCTAGCAACAGAAATGACGATGGTAGGAAACATCTATTAGTAATGTATATCTGTGACGGTTTCAGCCACAAATTCCACCGAACAATACACAATTCTGGTGCGATTGCTGGGGCATAGAAATTTAAATAAGGCTGAGAATAATTCTCATCTGGCTGACGGTTTCACTTCATGCCAAAGTTGTAAGGCATGACACTTTACCCTTGTAAAATTTGCAGTGATCCAGGCCATTTACATGGCAGCTTTGTTAAAATGAACAGATAAATTAGTACTTAAACATCAGAAGAGAGTATAACCGAGAATGTAAAGGGATTTAAGTATCAATTTTATGTCCAAAACTTAGGAGAATTGTGAATAAAAAAAACCACTCGTATCTAAATGCTATTTAAAAACTTTCAGTTTCCTGTAATGCCCACAAATGTCATCATTGAATGTAAAAACTTCTGTTAAATATTCATGTCACCAATTAAAATTACCATTTACCAAAGCAAGATTTTAACTCCCTGTCATTGTCTGTACAAtgttgtggtggtccaccactggcctactgcaaggggcaacctccgaacctgcaggagtgtaaggggacaggacaacacctggccggctgtcaatcagttggcctgaatggatcaagccccacccggtcgggtgtcaatcaccctccgggatataagcctgcaccggcctcccaaggcctcactcagagttgctgcagccacagccagcctggctctgtggaagtctttgtggattaaagcctgttgtacagtctttaccttgtgtgtgtctgattctggttaacagtgcaccacaaatgTACACATACATTGTGAGCTCTGCTAACTTGTAGTAAGTCACCATGTGGATTAAGTGTGGTTTATTTGGCACAATTTTATATGCTCTGGGACTAATGGAAGACTATTTTCATTACTTGCATCTGCCAGAATCAGTCCAGAACAAATTAGTTAAAAGATTCTCCCTCTTTGTAAATAATTCTGTTGGGCTAATTCATATGAAATGAAATAGTTTAATTATAAGCCAAATTTGTTTTGAGTTTGAGCCTCTGTAACAATAGCAGAGGAGGTGCCTTGCCccaatgctttgaaattaatgaaaCTGATCTATCCCGAGGCACATTCCTTAACAATTACTGTTCCTGAAAAATATCAGTTGCCGCTGTCAGTGCTTTTTAGCGCAAAGTGCAGTGCAATCAGAATGCTGTTCTTGAGGTGTAGTATTAACCTGAAAATGCATGGCCCGATTTCTGCTAACAGCACAGAGGTTGTTCCCTGCATTCATCTCAATTTTACCCCTCTGTTGACAACAAAGAAAATAACCTGGTTCTAAATGTATAACAATTTCTGGGATCTTGCAGTGTGCATGCAGCAACTGGGAATCCTACATTGAAATGgcatcctgctccaccattcagtaaggTCATGGCCGATCTGACTCTGGACTCCGATCCACTTATCAGCCTGTTACCCAAAACCTTTATTCTTCAAAGATCTATCTATTTGTGTCTTAATAAGGCAGCCTTAACTGCTTCCTTAGGTAGAGAATtcgagaattccacagattcaccactctctgggagaagcagttcctcctcttctctgCCTTAAAcctattcccctgaatcttgagtcaatgtcccccagttctagtctcacctgccagtggaaacaaccttcctgcttctattttatctattcctttcataattttatacctttGTACAGGTATATGCTCTATGCTTATGTTTCCAATGAGTATTGTctctcatttccagaatcaacctcgtaaacctcctctgcaccacctccaaagccagtatttcctttctcaactacagagatcAGAATTTCAACAAATCAATATATCTCAAACCTCTTCACCGGCTTATTAATGATTGTCATTACCTGCAGAAGTATTTAGAATATGACCAATAGTTTGGTTTAAGGTAGCTGAAtgaaagaaagacagagagaggcagggaaggtttAGAGATGAAGTTCTAGAGTTAAATTTGTGGCCttcaaaggaaggaaaaaaaccaaaaatgtagatcagtagttctcaacctttttctttccactcacataccactttaagtaatccctatgccgtaggtcctctgtgataagtaaggatTTGCTtcaggtagtatgtgggtggaaagaaaaagtttgaaaaccgctgttttaatcgtcACTAATTGAGTTTTGTACACAGCTTcgtaactccaaaagaaataggctaatgacaatttttctcaagcaaaatattttagtaacaagtgggtctagagcagtgattctcaaccttcccttccctcccacatACCACtctaaacaatcccttactcatcacagagccctgatggcctagggattacttaaagtgggatgtgagtggaaaggaaaaggttgagaacctctgatgcAGATAATCAAGAGGCCCAGAGGAACCAGAGATCTAGAGGAGAAGAGAAAACGTACGGGGAAATTAGGGTGGGTACTGAGGAAAGGAGAGGGCTGATGGTGAGATTCTGGAGAGATTTGAACACCAAGATGATACTTTTAAAACTGAAACCCTGCTAAGAAAAGTGGGTGTACAGGACATTCCGTGACTTTGAAGACAAACAACATATTTCTGGATACCTGACTGGAGTTGTTCAGCACAGTCAAAAATTAAATGAGAGCACACGGACTTCACAGTTAATGTGACCTGATTTACGTCAATGAGGTCAATGATGTTTTTTTCCAATGTTTCTGAGTTCGGGGAAGGGAATTCCTTGAAATCTGACATCAAGTCAGATCCGTTTAGAAAAGATGAAATGACCTTTTACAATTAATAAGCATTTTAATGGCTATGAGATCAAAGTGATTGATGAAATTTGGAGAACAAGACTGGTCATCAGAACAAAATCACACCACGGAATTCTCTGCTGGACAAGAGGTGTGAGGAGAGCATTTAGAACACCTGCTGAcattggtcagggcactgagtgcaggagcaggggcagaaTGTAACACACACAAGATGTTggggagaccacacttggagtattatctgtagttctggtcaccctctctcattccatatccctctgtctcccttccaccagcacccaaccccttccctctcctatcagggAGCCACTGTTTAGCCCCTCTGCCTgctccccctatcacttctccgcttctttctcttccaccctcccaccttccTCCAGCTATCACCTCTGATCTGTtcatctgtactcctcccccttcctccttctttctgcctctcccctccaccacttTCTTTTTCCCCTCTTATTCCTGACGAAGGGGTCAGGCCTGGAACATGGATGGCCTTTTATTTTCTAAGGATATTGCGAGACCCGCAGAGTTTgagcagcacatttgtgtattgcactggaccCCTGTTTAACTCCAGGTTAACATTCCGTCTCTTCCACCGTGGTCTGGCACTGCGTCAGGTCCATCACCTCCTCAGTAACTTGACTCGATTGTTCAACATTAGACATTGGAACAACTGCTTCATTGAGACCCCCGTCAACATTCCATAATGCAGGTTAAGCCTGGTGCTGGTGATCAACCTGTGAGATTGGTCTCATTCTACTTTGGGTCCATTTGATTTGTATTCGTTCTTCTTTCCCAAATTGAACAGGGGAAACAATATTGTTAAACTCTCTGAACAAGCCTTCCAACACTTTCTCCATTCATATTGCTGGTCTGTCACACACTGCCCATCCTCTAgcttaaattatttatttatatttaaatgttatttaaaataatgatttatttttatttacagcaaGGTAGAAACCAATTCTGATCATTTAAATCCGTGCTGCCAATTATACCCatattcacctacaaccccatacattttgaagggtgggaggacaccagagacCCCGGAGGAGACCCACACAattacagggagaacgtgcaaactctttacagacagcgcaggattcaaacttgGATCGCTGCCACTAACTGcttcgctaaccatgccaccccattctCTGCAGTCTGCTGGTACTCGAACGCAATGTCATGCCCTCCTCACACCcttatttaaattacaatttgattaCCTTTTcttctaattttaaaatttacatttaaatttaatttaaaaaaggtgTAGACATCAGGCCAATTCGGCCTAACGAGCcaggccaatttacacccaattgacctacaccctgaagggtgggaggaaagtggagccacccccgggggggggggggggacccacacggacatggggagaacatgcaaactccttacagactttgtgggattcaaaccccagtctggtcccgatcactggcgctgcaaaggtGATGCACTAACCGTTACACCAATCATGTCGCCCATTCCTTAAGTTCCTGATTTAAGTTCTTTTTTGTCCAGACATCATAACATATTAGCTGCCATTCTCTGTCCACCTTTGGCATGGTTAACAGGGCAGTGAGTATAACATTATTAGAGTACTAGTGACTTGCTAACAGTagagagtttgtacatttccccaTGATCTGCATGGCCTTTGTCTAagtgctctgatttccttttaaacatacagggttggttggttggttgcaATTGGGGCAGCAtaagtttcatgggctggaagggccttcaaccgtgctgtatcattaaaattaaaattaaattttaaaagatcCACATGCCCCAAATTGGATGCATTTGAAAAGGGGTCTCTCTGGTTTTCACTTAACTCTGAGTCCAAGGATGGGATGTTCCACTGACAGACCAGAACTTGCCCCACCTACTCCACTCAGCCACTGCACAGATGGTCCCTTGCCCAATCTTACTAGCCCAGAGTGCCAAAGAGATGGTCCCTTGCCCAATTTTCCTCGCCCAGAGTGCCAAACCAGTGTAGTAACTGTGCCCGTTAGtcttgaatttaatttaatttaggggACACTCGCCTGCTTCACGCACGTGACCAAACAAACCACCAAACCTTGTtcgctttggagggtgggaggaagccagagcacctggagaaaacccacgcaatcACGGGGTGAATGTACCGACTCCAGACCAGACagtaccagattcaaacccgggtcgctggcactgtaacagcattgcgctaattgcCGCACTAGAACAAGCCCAGCAACTGAGAGCAGGGGTGGAGGGAAAGATTGAAGCGTGAAGAAAAGGAAAAGAGGCCGAGAAGAACAGTGAATGTTTTTAGTGGCAATCACCTGGGGGCTTCAAGTCAGCTCATTCTGCACACTGGGCCCATGTGGATTGCCACTTCTTTTACAAGCCTACCTTTTTGCACAACAGTGTAAGGATTCACCTCCTGCATTTTAAAACGGTTCTTGTATTTTCACACTTGCAGTCGTTCACGCTGACATAACTGGACCAAGTATGAAAATTGGAACTGTGGCGGATAAAGTGGAAATCATTTGCAAATTCAATAAGTATTTCAGAAATCATGAGAAGTACTGGTGCAAAGGATACTACCGGAGGAGCTGCGTTATTTTAGTGCAAACTCGTGGCCCCCAGATGAAAACCAGAGATGGCAGAATAACAATCGACGCTAATAATAAAAATGGAGAACTTACAATAAAAATGCATAAATTAACAAAAAACGATAGAGGCTGGTATTGGTGTGGAATTGAAAGGCATCATCTTCTGGATCCGTTAAGTCCTGTGGAACTTAGAGTTCATGAAGGTAAGACACAGATTTACATTCACCAATGCGTATGGCATTCACCTCTTTtgttcaataaaatttaatttcaattttaatttagacatacagcgcggtaacaggtcctttcagcccataagcTGCCCAATTGCaacaaattgacctacaatcccagtatgttttcgacagtgggaggaagccagagccctccgggaaatcccacgcagacacggggagaacacacagactccttacagactgcgcaggATTCCAACCcccgtcccaatcactggtgctgtgactAACCGCCACGCGAAATGTGTGGTCAGAAATGGAACCAGGCCATTAATTCTTAGGTCAGAATATCAGGTTACATGCTCACCATCCTGTGGGGTAccttgcctctgactccccaaagcCTCGCCACAAGGTTCAAAGCAGGAGTGCGATGGAAACATCTTCACTTGCCCGGTGGCATTCAGCTCTGCTCTCATTAGGCAAACTGTTTTGGCAatcattgaaaataaaaaaaacttcagatcTGCTGATGCCGGCAAATCTTAAATATAATCAGAAATGATGGCAACACTCAGCAGGCAAGTTAGCATCCGCGGAAAGAGAAATCATTTCAGTTTGAAGACCAGTTGTCAAATTGGAAAAGTGAGAAAGCAAGGTAGTTTTATGTTGCAGAGGATGGGGGAGGACGGGAAGGATAAAGAAAATACCTGTATCTCTGATGGGGTGAGGCCAGGATTGTCATATTGATATGCCATTCATTGCGCCATCTGGTGGTTAGAATAATAAAGACAGTTGGAGCATGGGAAAACAAATAATGGCATCTTCCTCTCCATCTGCTCTTATTCACAGTAGAAGATAGGCTCTAATCCAACACAAAACGCGTGAAACACTTAGCAAGTCGGGCAGTATCTGcgcaaagagaaacagagttaattttCAAATCGATGAGCCTCTGTCGGAACTGGGGAAGTGAGAAAACCAGTTCGTCGGGACCCTTAGGTTGCAGAGAGGGTGGGGTGAGCTGGGGAGGGCAAAGGAAAATCTGTGAGATGGTGAGGCCAGGATTGCCAAAGTGATGTGCTCTTCAGGAAATTCTCTGAGTGACAAaatggaaaggagggaaaagCAACGAgagtcagagaaaaaaaaatctccaaaattCACAGAGTTAGATGTCCCTCTCTTTATTTTTTCCCCATCAGAATGTTTTCTTTTATTAGAGTCACAGGCTGGACCAAATCTGTACACAGCATCCATGAATAAccatattacatttttaacaGGTCAGAAGTTACTTCCTTCAGACAAAGAAAGACTAAGGTAAACATCAACTGTCTTGTGATAGACTAGTACAAATATAACGTCTCTACCATATTATTCTAACTGGTTAAAAAGGTGTTACTGAGGCCATTCAGTCCAGTGGTTCTATGCACTTGCCCGCATTTAGAACAGTTTAGCACAGagtggatttgcagagcagactcgatgggctgaatggcctacttctgttccattATCTTGTGGTTAATTTCATATTCCTATGCCTCGTTTATTCATATTTGATCAGAGGCCTTTCAAACATTGTtactgtccctccctccctcatctcctctggcagcttattcaaGGTATAGTATATAAATATGGTATAATATATTTACCCCTCATCTCCTCTTGCAacctatgctctctctctctctctctctctctctctctctctctctctctctctctcaccttaaatctacaccCTTTAGTGTCAGCTATCCCTCCCCTGAGACATAGACTTTGGTTATCTACCCAATCTTTGCCTCTCGTAATTTTACAAACCTCCATCATGCCAGCCTTCTCTGCTTCAGGGAAAACAGATCCAATTTgaccagcctctccttgtaactcacaTTTTCCAATAGAGTTCACATTGAAGGAGGTCCAAAAAGTTTATTGATTTAGGATTTGCTTTTGGCATGGTTTGGACCGATTAAGTTTAAATCCACAggtgcttagaagaatgagaggtaactTGCTGGAAGTATATCAGATTGTCAGAAAGACTGTGTGGGAAAATCTAGAATTAGGCATCACTGTTTAGATTtgagattcatttattgtcatgtaataaaacagaaaatataatatTTCTTGAAATTTTCTGTAATCTGCCACAAGGCAGATAAAGATCCAccttcagcagaaattgcccagtgtcccttacagccagagagagagagaagcacaaGCGAGTCCCCTCCCTGAGTCACTCAGTGTCCGTGAATTCGCCACCAGTGCTCACGCAGCCTCCACAGCCGCATAGAGTGCAGTCTGAACCAACAGCCAGCCAagttccagatccgaacctctgatacgatcaggaagtttaaaattgagaaGTTACCCCCTTGATGTAAAGATGAGATGAGATAAAAATCTTTGGAAGTAACTTCCTCAAAGAGCAGTGGAAGGGGAGCTTCAGAatttattttaagaaaaattAATTGATGAGCATGGAGGTGAAAGATTAGAGAGAACAAGTGGGTCTGCTTAGATTacaatcttattaaatggcagaataGGTTTGAGGAGTGAAGGGAATATTTCATCTCCTGATTTAGATGCATGTGTTTTTATTGGCATTTCTTTTGCTATTAGAGTGATGGTCCTCATGGTGTGGACTGTATCCATAGAGATGAAGGTTCAACACCAGCAGGGTTGCCTTGCTCTACTCCTCACCCCCACCTCACGTCACCCTCCTGCGGGAGGCCCGTAGCCTGAGTGACCTTCCTCAGCTGCATGGTCCCCAGCGTCCCACTGTCCTCACTCTTGTGGCCATCCCTCCAGATGGAAGTGTCCGTGAGCAGCGACTGGACCCCAGGCAGCAGATCCTGGTCCTAGGCCACAGAATATACTTGACATAGCTCACCCTACCTCCAATTATTTCAATGATCCTAAGTATCCGACACAGTTGAAACAActgaaaagtatttaaaaaatcaaataaagatttaaaaataataccATATATACGGTACTCGTGTAATTGTCCAATATTTTGGAACAATTGTTCGGGTCAACTTTTGGGGGGAGTGGGTCAGCTTTTACACGGCCTCTACTTTTGACCGCAGTAAGTACCTGCGCCTTTCATGGCATTGGGAGTTCAGATGGCCGGGTGTTAAGTCCGGGTACGGGGTGTCggaagcttggatgggcaggctgCCAAGGCACGGGTCTGTGATTGGGGCATCAAGAGCTCTGAAGAGTGGGTGGCCAGCCAGGGCAAGGGTCCACATTTGGGGCATTAGGAGCTTGGATGAGTGGGCAGTCGGGACCAGAAAATGGTGGGGTCAATTTTTACACGTCATAAATGTGATTTTTGGCCCAAAAGAAGGTCAACTATTTCATGGGATTGATGattacacaaggaaatatagtAAATTAATTGTAAATTactgaaattaaaaatgaaaggCATGTACTTATATTTAGCCATTTAGGTAAATTAGATTGTAATCTCAGGTTACCATTAAATTGAATGGGGCCATGCCACATATATCAAAGGTGTAAAGTTGAGGGGAAAGAGCCTGGAATATGTCAATAGGTATACTCTAATGTTCAAACAAAAGCCCCATGCTGGTTA comes from Narcine bancroftii isolate sNarBan1 chromosome 5, sNarBan1.hap1, whole genome shotgun sequence and encodes:
- the LOC138765183 gene encoding CMRF35-like molecule 1 isoform X2 — encoded protein: MKMSPTLLLSIAFLSVVHADITGPSMKIGTVADKVEIICKFNKYFRNHEKYWCKGYYRRSCVILVQTRGPQMKTRDGRITIDANNKNGELTIKMHKLTKNDRGWYWCGIERHHLLDPLSPVELRVHEGQKLLPSDKERLRFFVILGLVFGILTMMSLGLLVLVIKKIRKHRNKGLIEPGEGCKVEFKEKQEVEEQGSDTQEREPTLENSIPKSNSTLSKEKEAGVTYASVMIQPGDNPQEDSCMYANVNPSNSQDKNKPPITDPPTSEPIEYSTIAFKK